The Ostrinia nubilalis chromosome 19, ilOstNubi1.1, whole genome shotgun sequence DNA window TAGCTCGAGCTTATTGATGATAACTATTTTAGTAATGCatttccaaaaatattaataaaatatcaatcaatTCAGACAAAGATCGGCAGAGAGGTTTTCAGACTATGCACTTGCATCTTATGCTCTTTATGTACCCAAATCAGCCCAAATCTCAGTTACCTAACTAatcagtcatcatcatttcagacaaaGGACATTCACTGCTAACATATCCCTCCCCAAATGATTACCATATaggccacaaggtggacagacgatctcACAAAGGTGAAGGCTTTGGATGCAGGTTGTCAATTTGGAAGTTAAtcaataaaaatgatttatggTTGATATTACAATTCTTTGAATCATCGTCATTAAAGTAGCAGTGAAAGGGAAATTAGTAAGCATTAAGTTCCGATCGAGCTTTGAGCTATATCATTTCCTTTTCTATGCGAGCATCAAAAGGCATTGGGACTATAAAATTGTTAAGCCTAGTCAGTGATCTTAGGGTGAATGACTAAAGGTGACAACCATTAAACATTCCTAATCTGTATTTCTTGTGACTGGTGGTCCACCAATTCACATTTCCTAttctttttacattttcattccCTATTTTATATCTTCAATGCTATCTAGGCGATAGACGGTATTTTAATATGTGTTGCTATAAACCAACATTCATCAAAATTAGTTCAGTGGTTCAGGTGTAAAAACGTCATCGTCAACAGTCGCAATTTCgcaattacaatattattacggatcaatatttttactattatctTGTTTTGGTTAATATCAATACGTCTTAATACTCATGAAAATGATATGCTTAATCTAGATGATCCCTTTAAATTACAATATGTtcaaaattatcaaattttacGGGTTTTCCCCTTGACTATTTGGAGATGTTTCTTATAACCATCATGTCTacttaaacaataattaaaattatcatcagTCTCTAGTTACTGTAAGAAGATGGTCatctttaatttaccagaggcataGAGGATTTAGCATACACTCCGTATCTACTGTAAGAAGATGATTTTTgttttaccagaggcaaatggaggatttggcctcaCTCCTCAACTTGCCAGATGGGTTGGGGGATgggtaaaaataaatctttagtCAATTTCACACAGCTTTATTTCTAAGTTACATATCTGGgtcttttattaattaaagttaaCTAACAAAAAACCCAAGTATGTAACTTACTTAGAAATGAATTAGCTTGATAATTATAATCATCAGATAAAATTATAACTCAATGACGCTATATTTTTAATCAATCCACGTGCGTAAACTATCTTGTTTAGgtgttaaattaattgaaacgtACATTGTTATCTTTATGTTTTAAGGCGCTAAGTCCAAGAAAGTGCTACCATAATTAATTGTATGTATCCTAATTATTCATTCAAGTATATTGATCTATTTGGTACCTAATGCTTCAATATTTTTACCAATCATCACAGTTTTAAACCCATAAAAAGCAGAGCTCGAATTATTTGTTGCATCAAataaattttcataataaacGTTTGTATCTACGAAGTCATGGAAATTCTTGACATGCTCCTGTTCATCACAATTATTAGCCTTGTCCTCTTTGGGATTTGAACCCGCATCACTATCTGCTTTAACCTCTTCTAGATCCGAATCCGCAAGGCCAAGCGGCTATATACCTTGAACAGATAGTGATGACATATCAAAATTACTAAATACCGCTTAATCCTGCAGACTTCGGTTTATCTTGGAGATAATAATATGGGGATTTAAGAcagtattaatataataattaccttCTGTTTCGAACACAGTAGCTGTTCTTCGTTTGGCCATAGCACCATGGCCAACCTTTTCAAGAGTTTCTTTGTGTTCTGTGTCACCTTTTACGTTGTGTGTGCTAAGCACGAAGTATACGATGGGTAAGCACTTCTCTGGTAAAAGTTGTTTATTATGGAGGTCTATGATGTTATCAAACTATGAATACGACTCTTAATATGATTAAAGACTCATGTGAAATTCAGggcttaaaaaaaagaaaatcaatAATTAAAGCTGCTACAAATCTCATTAGAAAAAAACTAGAAAAGGCTTTGTCTTCAAAGAACACAATTTGAAAGTAACGAAATATTTTCTCTTCCTTCCAATGATTTCGTTACGGATTCAATGATAATaactagagatgggccgactagtcgccgactagtcgggaaagccgactattcggcatcatttgtagtcggccgactagtgacgactattcggcaaaatatgccgattataatcggcgcattacaaaattaaatatgtgaatgaaataaaactcataatcacgAAAATTattatgaggtagaccaagGGCGTCTGTCTAAACCaattttgactgcaaaaaatcagtaaaaagtggtttcaccagatttaaaattttaccaatcagtctaaattcatacaaagttaagattagttaaaattaccaggaaatcatcaaaaatgtgtaaagtttaAGTAATTTGtcgatataaaaattatgtcattttttttcggggaaaataTGCATGGAGTTGCATACCTATCCTGCggggaagtggtagattatgtggggctcctttcatcggaaggatgaggaatacccacataaataatagcccctgagctccgtcgatcgccttagtgtgaagaactatggaaatccggacaaagccatcaactatcacagtccgtcccggcaattgcccacctgtatggcgggccctgcctatccgacggtggtgCAAGTCCGTGCTATGCAGGCGGGGGTACCCCCCACGCCGCCAGCTCGCTGACCATCACCGTGgagggtggagaggaatcagtggACCGAGGATGCTTGCCGCGATAAGCGCAAGTTTGTCCATatattttgacgtcgataagtaagaataatatatcacggcgcgcatcctaatCTAGCAGGAGTCAatcatattgtcacctcctctgacccctccgccgtcgaaaattatgacatctaccttaggtactgttaggtgattgtaatgttgctttttattttttctcatattaaagaaatctaatttctcaagaagttatatttatctctttagaaatctagatattcttatttctttaagaaatctaaatattattcttcggacaagtaggtattagaatgatcggcattgccgattagtcggccgactagtcggcaatttgaaaaccgattagtcggctagtcggttagtcggcaaagaccatagtcggcccatcactaaattaataactttcccctggaacaaacttgactttcactggtttAACTTTTATcagcggtcaaactgtagatcctgatTTTCCTGATTATACAGGAGTTGCGGTAGCTCGAACGAGAGATGAAAATTGCCCGATTTTTTTCAGTTGTTGCAACAATTTTAAGAATAACTCCATTATTTGCACCAAAACGACTTAGTATGAAAGTTGACTTTAGTTTcgtgttattattataataattacttttAGACACTCTCTCTACGAAATTGTCGTGAAGAATGAAGAGCAGTCTAACTTCGTCAATGGCCTGGAAAACGACCTCCCGATCGACGTGTTTGTCTACGCAAACACTGGACGCAATGGACAGATCCTGGTCCCCAAAGACCAGAAGGCGAACTTCGAAACTCTGTTGGCTTCTAAAGATGTAGAGTACAGCATCAAAGTTGAGAACATTCGGGAGTAAGTTAATATTAGTAGTAATAGCACTTATGGATATTATTACTTTATATGACAACTAccaaataatatttgttttgagATTCAATTTCAGTCATATCGATTAACACCTTAgaaattaaaatcggttcacttgttagtattttagtaatttaattcCTTTATTATTTTCAGGCAATTAGAAATCGAAGACAAAATCTTGGCTCAAATGGCGGCCAGGACTAGCAACAGGTCTTCCGTCGTTGGTCTTGATTTCGACAATATTCACAGATTCCAAGTGGTGTGTATTTGTTAAATGCTTCCTTAAACTATGACATAGAGCACCATCGTGActataaatgtttgattagaCAAATTTTGAACTTTGgatttcacaaaaaaaaatcttttgttattTTAGGTCGACGACTACCTCGTCCAATTGGCTAACGCTTACCCCAATCTGGTCACTGTTGCATCAGCTGGAAAAAGTTTTGAAGGTCGTGACATGAAGTACTTGAAAATTTCCACTACCAATTTCcaggtatgtaggtatatcgcTGCAATCTGCGAGCCACAATGACTAATTTTGTAGTTTTCCAAATAATGaacctacatagactaaatatttacaaatatttacaaataaaaaatatgtcccaaatcgctgtccaaacaacACGACATCGAATATTTTATGatataaaaacttattaaagtaataaatctTGTTTCTTCATCAATATTAACTCTTCTTATTACAGAAGTCTGTTGTCCTAcctaatcaatattttttttaacaggaCACAAGAAAACCCGTAGTATTCCTAATGTCCCTTCTCCATGCCCGAGAGTGGGTTACCCTCCCAGCTACGTTGTTTGCCATTGAAAAGCTAGTCCTCGACGTCACTGAGGCTGACTTGGTCAATGATATTGACTGGATCATCATGCCTATCGCCAACCCTGATGGATATGAATGGACTCACACCAACGTAAGTAAAATTGAGAACAAAGACCtagattttataatattagtcgtTATTGTTTtctcggaaaaacatgacgaaaaAAACACCTTAATAGAACTGTTGGTTTCCCGAagtttgaaatttatttttaacaatcgGCAGTCgatattctaaattctaatattctTATCTCAGGTATCTCTCttataactacataattatgtcaatACTCATTCATCTAAGTCGGCCGTTTtatgtagtggttcgaaacggactactattccggaggtagcgggttcgattcccgcacagtacaaacatttgtgtgcatgaacatatttgtttgtattggactgggtgttttctatgtataataagtatgtacttacaaaaaccgttgtctagtacccatagtacaagctttgcttagtttgggactagaagcgcagtgaaaatatccaaggatatttatttattatttatttataagtaggtttttatttattaatatacttGTGTATATGATAATACACAGATTCTTTAAATGATAATTCATTTTACAGTTCCGCTTTTGGAGAAAGAACCGCCGCAACGGTTTAATGGTCGGCAACTTCTGCATGGGTGTTGATCTGAACAGAAACTTCGACATCTTCTGGGGCACGGCTTCCAGCAACAGCGTGTGCTCTGACACCTTCCACGGCCACGGGCCTTTCTCCGAGCCCGAAACTGCAAATATCAGAGACGTCCTCAACGAACACTCCGGACGTATTGAGATCTTCATGGATCTCCACAGCTTCGGAAGCATGATCCTGTACGGATACGCCAACGGCGTTCTCCCACCCAATGCGTTGACTATCAACCTAGTCGGTGTCAATATGGCGCAAGCTATCGACAGAGTCAAATGGCCCAACAAACCCAATTACATTGTCGGCAACGTCTTTCACGTCTTGTACGCTGCTTCAGGCGGCTCCAGCGACTATGCCCAGGCCATCGGTATACCGCTATCTTACACTTATGAACTCCCCGCATTCTCTGGTGCAGGACAAACTTTGAACGGTTTCCTAGTAGACCCAGCTTTCATCAGACAAGCTGGATTCGAGACTTGGGAAGGCATCAAAGCTGGAGCCAGATTTGTGAGGGACAGTTTGAGTATGAG harbors:
- the LOC135081059 gene encoding carboxypeptidase B-like, translating into MANLFKSFFVFCVTFYVVCAKHEVYDGHSLYEIVVKNEEQSNFVNGLENDLPIDVFVYANTGRNGQILVPKDQKANFETLLASKDVEYSIKVENIREQLEIEDKILAQMAARTSNRSSVVGLDFDNIHRFQVVDDYLVQLANAYPNLVTVASAGKSFEGRDMKYLKISTTNFQDTRKPVVFLMSLLHAREWVTLPATLFAIEKLVLDVTEADLVNDIDWIIMPIANPDGYEWTHTNFRFWRKNRRNGLMVGNFCMGVDLNRNFDIFWGTASSNSVCSDTFHGHGPFSEPETANIRDVLNEHSGRIEIFMDLHSFGSMILYGYANGVLPPNALTINLVGVNMAQAIDRVKWPNKPNYIVGNVFHVLYAASGGSSDYAQAIGIPLSYTYELPAFSGAGQTLNGFLVDPAFIRQAGFETWEGIKAGARFVRDSLSMRKNMLR